In the genome of Thermococcus sp., the window GCACGAATAAACTTCTCCCACGGGAACCTTGAACAGCACGAGAAGACCATCGAGCTCATCCGGACCGTCTCCAGGAGAATGAATCGTCCCATAGCCATACTGGGTGATCTTCCCGGTGTTAAAATTAGGGTGGGGGAGGTTCAGAACGGCTCCGTAACACTCCGCCGCTGGCAGACCGTTACCCTGACGACCCGTGATGTCATAGGCAGCGAGGCTCTGCTACCCGTGAGGTTTAAGGAGTTTCCTAAACTGGTCTCAAAAGGGGATGTGATATACCTCTGCGACGGTTTCATAGCCCTGCGGGTGGAGGACGTCCGCGACAGAGATGTTGTGTGTAAGGTTCTTGTGGGGGGGACCGTGTTTTCCCATAAGGGAATAAACGTACCCAACGCGAGGATGGCCATTGACGCCGTAACCGAGAAGGACATGGAGTTCCTGAAATTCGCCCTGGAGCACGGTCTAGATGCTGTGGGCATAAGCTTTGTGGGCTCGGCTTATGACATCCTCAAGGTGCGTCGTTTCATTGATGAACACGGGAAGGACACCTTCATAATAGCCAAGATAGAGAGACCTGATGCAGTTCGTAATTTTGATGATATTCTAACTGCTGCCGATGGCATAATGGTTGCCAGAGGGGACTTGGGAGTGGAAATGCCGATTGAAAAACTGCCGGTACTGCAGAAAAAGCTTATACGCAAAGCCAACATGGCGGGTAAGCCCGTCATAACCGCGACTCAGATGCTGGAGAGCATGACCGAAGAGAAGCTTCCCACCAGAGCCGAGGTGACGGATGTTGCCAACGCCATACTGGATGGTACCGATGCGGTGATGCTGTCAGAAGAAACC includes:
- the pyk gene encoding pyruvate kinase, whose protein sequence is MKLPSNKTKIVATIGPASMNHRIIERMIRAGMSVARINFSHGNLEQHEKTIELIRTVSRRMNRPIAILGDLPGVKIRVGEVQNGSVTLRRWQTVTLTTRDVIGSEALLPVRFKEFPKLVSKGDVIYLCDGFIALRVEDVRDRDVVCKVLVGGTVFSHKGINVPNARMAIDAVTEKDMEFLKFALEHGLDAVGISFVGSAYDILKVRRFIDEHGKDTFIIAKIERPDAVRNFDDILTAADGIMVARGDLGVEMPIEKLPVLQKKLIRKANMAGKPVITATQMLESMTEEKLPTRAEVTDVANAILDGTDAVMLSEETAVGKYPVEAVQMMAKIAKTTEAYRDSHWATLLAGWKFSELRDQRRRGETVKDAISRSIIEALSVIDIKYILTPTRTGETARLIARFKPKQWVLAFVTNPRVAGRLMFSYGVYPFIVEKTSEEEILSMIRSLGLVRENDTVLLTKGTPIGKTAGTNTIRIFQV